AGATAAATTAATTACCTGCCATGGAACTCTTGGACCATCTTCAAATGTTGGTGCACTAATATAACCATCAAATGAGGCCATGGCATCAATCTGCATAAGATGAATGGCAGGGTGCTGGACTCGATTGTTGTGTGTTGCTACGACTAGGACAAGGGTGGCAGCAGTTGGGCTTCACTGCACCCACATTTTAATTGAGCAGTTTAAATACCTAGTTTAAATAAGCatttaattaactaaaatttaaaacccaTATTGTAATTGTATAAAATCATACCTTACGGAGGGAGGCAAACGACTTCACTGCATCGCTTACCGGAGGAGGCGCTGGGCGGGTTGCGACGACGCGTCCAGGGGAGGCGCTGGGTTTCTACGGCTGGGACAGGGGGTGGCAGCAGCTGGGCTTCATCGCCGGAGCTAGCGTCGGCTGTACCGgaccttgccgccgccggcggcggcggcttcccgGTAGGCTTCAGATCTAGGGCTTCCTTGTGAGTGCGAGGACGCTGCAGCTAGGtgaggaagaaagagaaagatggGGAAGGAAGAgtgagaaagaaaggaaaagaaatgagAGAGAGGTGCAGAGGAAGGGGGCGCCTCCGGGATTCAATTTTTCAGCCTCCATCCGCACGAATCTTGGCGCACGGCGGACGGCCCAGATCCTGACGCACGCAAGACCCCCTGAGTTGCAACTCagggtagcaaaactctatatatatatatatatgtgtgtgtgtgtgtgtggggggggaggtaatttttatttataattatatttaattctaaatatattgtttaactttttctaaCAATAACAAAGTCTTCTGAAAAGGGGAACATGAGAGTTCAAGTGCATAATTTCCAAttcggaaaaaaaatctggtgTAGACCGGGTGCAAACACCAGCCCGTGCAGTCCCGACGCGGATGCATGACGCGTGGATGAGGCTACCATCTAATGGCTGGCCCACACAAGTGAGTAATTAAGCGACCTGCACTCGGCTGGGCTCAAGAATCAAGTCGTTCTCCCTCAACTCTGCTTGCACGGCTCAGGATTAGATCGCATGGCTACATTCAGTAAACTACAATCCTTTCAACACCATCTCAATTTTCCTCTTGTGTCTTCAGCAGCTTGTTGTTCATTTCTCTTGTAATGCTAAATTTTCAGTCATGATGCACCCCATATATTTCACCTGTAAAGATGATGTATGTAGAAATGTAAGCGGCAATTTAGTATTTGGCAATCAGCTCGCAAAGTCAAATTTTTACTGTGGGCGTCCTCTAAAAATCAGGATGACCTATCAATCCGAGGACATGTTTGTAATTGACTGATAATTACTGTATATGAACATACAGAGAATGGCATAGACCTATATATCAGGTTGGAAGAATCATtctacctccgtctcataataactctatttttcatttttttcgtgtccaacgtttggcCATTCGTctcatttgaaaaatttgttaaaaaacctaaaaaaaattaaccatgtataaagtactattcatattttatcatctagtaataataacaatattaattgcaaaaaaatttcaaataagacaaatggtcaaacgttggacacggaaaaacgaaaaatgaggttattatgggacggaggtagcacATATCAAGCTAGAtcttatttctaaaattattgaCTACCAATGTCCATTAAAATACACCTATCAATCTAGCTATCAGGCTGAATGAAGCATATATCTGAAGCTAGTTCTTATTCCTTAAACAATTGGCTGTAAATCAGTGTAAAGGATGGCAAGCAGAAACCTTCACGGCGGACGGCAGCACTTGTCCATTGCGCGATGAGGAAGTTGGCAGTGGCTGTGGGCGGCGAATACTGCTGGTGGAAACAGAAAGCGGCGATGGCTCTCTTGAACGGCCAGGTGGTGCCCTCCAATTCAGCACAACGGCAGAGGAAGGGCTCCCGCACGTGAAGGAAGGTGGGAGGTCATCGAGGACGCACCCAACACTGCACGAGAAGTCACGGCGGCGATCGGCGAGACCAAAAACAGGTAGAGGGGAATgacggaggggaggagaggatccTAGCGCTGTGACGAAGCGGATTAGATCGAGCCGATCAAGTGCAATCCATGTTACAAGCGTGGCTGAGGGAGCCGATCAAGCATGAGCCGTGTGCGGCTGTGCAGGTTGCTTAATTACTCGCTTGTGTGGGCTAGCCATCTGATGGTAGCCCAGTCTGCACCAGATTTTTTCCCCACAAATTCAACCCTATTGCTGCAGGCATATGCGACCAAGCGGCCACCGAACAGACAAACGCTTGTGGCACGCGCGCGGACCATGGCCGCGTTgatcctcgccgtcgtcgtctccctccTCGCTGTCGTCGTGCCGCTCCTGTACCTCGTGCTGCTGGCCGCCGGGAAGAGGAGCGATGATGGAAGGaggctgccgctgccgccgtcgccgcgcgggCTGCCGATTCTGGGGCACCTCCACCTGCTCGGCGCGCTGCCGCACCGGGCGCTCCGTGCCCTGGCAGCGGCGCATGGCCCGGTGCTGCTGCTCCGGTTCGGGCGCGTGCCGACGGTGCTCGTGTcgtccgcggccgccgccgaggaggtgaTGCGGGCGCGCGACCTGGCGTTCGCGAGCCGGCCCTGGAGCGCCATGGCCGAGCGCCTGCTGTACGGCCGCGACGTCGGGTTCGCGCCCTACGGCGAGTACTGGCGCCAGGCGCGCCGCGTCTGCGTGGTCCACCTGCTCAGCGCGCGGCGCGTGCTCTCCTTCCGCCGCgtccgggaggaggaggccgccacGCTCGTCGGCCGcgtccgcgcgcgcgccgcggaggggggcggcgacgtcgacctGATCGAGCTTCTCATGGCGTACTCCAACACCGTCGTCTCGCGCGCCGCGTTCGGCgacgggagcgcgcgcggctTGTACGCCGACGTTGACAGGGGGCGCGAGCTCAAGAAGGTGTTCACCGACTTCGAGGAGCTGCTCGGGACGGAGCCGGTGGGGGAGCTCCTGCCATGGCTCAGCTGGGTGGACACTTTCATGGGGCTGGAGCGGAAAGTGCGGCGCACGTTTGAGGCGCTGGACAGCGTCCTCGACAAGGTCATCGAAGACCACCGTCGCCTCCGTGAAGAGCGCCGGCGGACGggcgcggacgacgacgacgacgttgaTCACCGAGATTTCGTCGACGTGTTGCTCGACGTGAACGAGATAGACAAGGACGCCACCATTCAGCTCGGCACCATCGAAATCAAGGCCATTATTCTGGTACCAAATCGAGTTCCATAGTACCATCTCCTCAAATATATCAGCTATTCAGCTGACCTGTTTCGTGGCAGGACATGTTCGCGGCGGGCACGGACACGACAACGACGGCGATGGAATGGGCCATGGCGGAGCTGCTCACCCACCCGAGCGCGATGCGCAGGGCGCAGGAGGAGCTCCGGGcggtcgtcggcgtcgccagCCGCGTCACGGAGGACCACATGGACAGGCTACCTTACCTCAAGGCCGTGCTCAAGGAGACGCTCCGGCTGCACCCACCGATCCCGCTGCTCGTGCCGCGGGAGCCGCCAGCGGACGCCGAGCTCCAAGGCTACGGCATCCCGGCGCGCACGCGGGTGGTGATCAACGCGTTCGCCATCGGCCGCGACCCAGCGGCGTGGGGGCAGCGCGCCGAGGAGTTCGTGCCGGAGAGGTTCTTGGACAGCGCCGTCGACTACATGGGGCAGCACTTCGAGCTCGTGCCGTTCGGCGCCGGGAGGAGGGGGTGCCCCGCCGTGGCGTTCGCCGAGTCGGCCATCGAGATGGCGGTGGCGAGCTTGCTCTACCATTTCGACTGGGAGGtgagcgccgccggcgggaggggtAGCCAGGCGGggacggcgtcgccgccgctagACATGAGTGAGACCCACGGGCTCTCTGTGCGCCTCAGGTACGGCTTGCCACTCATTGCTAAAATGCACTTTTCTTAGTCGtatatacaattatatataaaagaatccaatgtaaaatagttttataaagTGCAATGTATGAATTACCTCTACTGGCAATTATATGTGTTTGGGACTTTGTGAGTGGGAGAGATGAAGTATAGTAGCTGTTTCAGGTGTTAATGGTGCAAGAACTcagaaaacataaacaaaagtgaCATTATGTTCAATATGAAGAAAATGAGGAACTTACCAGTAATGTCCAGCTGGTCCAACGAAAGCAAATCCAAATGAGCTAGTGATGCCCACCCTCTTCCAATCAATTTTGAACTCTTTATCTTTATCCTGAAAAATTGATAGTTTTGAAACCGTGGAATGAGAACTTCTTGAAAGAGATGGTAAGAAATGATAAAAGGTTGAAACTGCCAGTGGACCACTTGTAAGGTGTCCTTTTCCCATAGATCAATTGAAATCAAGCACTTTTTgtttgcttatgattataactaaaaaaatggaactttaattttaaatttagagttgatttttacagtttttattgttgtttatttttcagatcactaagaatgtatatataaaaattttattaacaaattatttttcgttaacaaatatatcgtttacctctttttcctaaaaataccaaacaatcacctcaaAGCTGGTACGAATCTAGAGCACAGTATTTGAGTTGTAATATACTCTGCCTACCTgtcgttaaatatttgacgtcattgatttttttatacacgtttaactatttatcttatttaaaaaatttacataggtattaatcatttttataccattttgtttattgttaaatatatttttaagcatatatacagctttacatattttcaaaaaaaataaataatacaaatgatcaaacatgcgttaaaaagttaacatcgtcaaaaatttatacaaatggAGTACTCTAATTTTATCTGACGAGGGATTTTGGGTGCGTTTGAATCCAAAGCAAGGATAATCCTACCCTTGTATGGCATGGTCGTGTttgttacaatattttttatattttaatttgttttgtgctTTTGGTGGCAATCTAGTCCATAACTACCAAGAAGGCTTGCCCTACGATTTGAGCCAAATCGGCTCTCCCGCGACGGCAAGAATGCAACCCACGCTTAACGACTTTCGATAACCATCTCTCAGGCTTGTTCAAAGCTgggtaaacaaaataaaaaggctTGCTTTAGATGGGCTATATAGCCCAAATGAACTAGCTAAAACTAACCTACAGGCTAGGCAAGGTGAGGTAAGGAACCAACACGCCCTTTATGATCCTCAAAGAAAGCATCTATaagtatcgaatttttggcCCTTTGGACAGCAATTAGGCCGAGCAGCATTCAAACTCAGGTCAGGGACCGGGTTAGGTGGAACTGGACTGCAGACAGGGCATACTCGGCAGCTTCAGCATACAAAATGCAATTCGCAAGCGGCATCACGGACAACTGATTCCTCTATATTTGGAAAGCCAGGCAGA
This is a stretch of genomic DNA from Oryza brachyantha chromosome 1, ObraRS2, whole genome shotgun sequence. It encodes these proteins:
- the LOC102722632 gene encoding cytochrome P450 71A1-like is translated as MAALILAVVVSLLAVVVPLLYLVLLAAGKRSDDGRRLPLPPSPRGLPILGHLHLLGALPHRALRALAAAHGPVLLLRFGRVPTVLVSSAAAAEEVMRARDLAFASRPWSAMAERLLYGRDVGFAPYGEYWRQARRVCVVHLLSARRVLSFRRVREEEAATLVGRVRARAAEGGGDVDLIELLMAYSNTVVSRAAFGDGSARGLYADVDRGRELKKVFTDFEELLGTEPVGELLPWLSWVDTFMGLERKVRRTFEALDSVLDKVIEDHRRLREERRRTGADDDDDVDHRDFVDVLLDVNEIDKDATIQLGTIEIKAIILDMFAAGTDTTTTAMEWAMAELLTHPSAMRRAQEELRAVVGVASRVTEDHMDRLPYLKAVLKETLRLHPPIPLLVPREPPADAELQGYGIPARTRVVINAFAIGRDPAAWGQRAEEFVPERFLDSAVDYMGQHFELVPFGAGRRGCPAVAFAESAIEMAVASLLYHFDWEVSAAGGRGSQAGTASPPLDMSETHGLSVRLRYGLPLIAKMHFS